In Miscanthus floridulus cultivar M001 chromosome 8, ASM1932011v1, whole genome shotgun sequence, the sequence AGTACGGTCAGCTTTGCATATTGGTGTCGGCAGTCGGCATCCGAGGTTTCTTTCCTCCTCGGTTCCTCTCCAAGAAGGGAACCTAACCTCCCTCCTTTTGTCAACCTCACGGCTTGGAATCCGGAATCGTGCGCAACAATCTCTGCCCACTGTCCTCAGTCTGTCCATCGGTTCCAACATGCTCGATGCCAATACACCTATACTACTTGTGGTACGGCTGGATAatattgttgctgctgctgtctgCCTGACAAGTGACAAGTCATACTAGTACAACTAAAAGTAGTTCTACAAGAGATTAGAAGAATCCACAAATAGATCGAAAAACATGTCTAGATGGTCTTTTTTTCCCCATACAAACAAACATCTTTACACCCCCACCTGATGTAGCCTACTCATATGTCAACGGAGAGAATAGTTAGAATGCTCGTTCCAGGTCCACGAGGTACCTGAAACCAGAAAGATCCtagaatgctttgcaatgcgaaAACACACTGCGCATCCCACCGGCAAAAGAACTTTCGACCCATTTTCTTTCCTATTTCCACATATTCCATTTTACATACATATAAGCAATGACAATGGAGGGCTATAGCAAGATCTATATCAAGCCATGAAGCAACACATGCAAAAAGAAAGAACAGAAAAAAAAGGAGCAAAATGCCAAACAGGGTGGCAAAGAAAAAGCAGAGAAGCAGGGAGGGGGCAAGTCGAACGGCAGCGCAACAGAAAGCGGGCAGGGCACCGAGGCGTCAAAATTAGTGTTACAACTTACAACCATGCCAGCCCTTGCGCTTGCGTCCTACCATGATGAGCTTCTGCTAGTGACACGGCCATGGAAAACATCATCTGCTCCTCGATGCTCTCTGGGCGGAAGTGGCTTGGAGCCATGGTGAAATTCTCAGCGAAGGGCAACGGTTGCATGGTCCCTGCATCCGCCATGATGTCCGATCCGGCATAGCTTGTTCCCGCCTCCGCACCCTCCGACCAGTGGTCAGTTGAGCACTCTCCCTCCTCTCTTACCACTTCTCTGCTGCAACTTGGTGCTATCCCGCTCCAGGTGTCTAGTGAACTGTTCTCGACCCCGCACAAGCTTCCACTGGACATGTTGCATGGTCGCCGGATCATGTCAAAGACAGGGTATGTGCTACTGCCAGCCATGTAAGAGAAATCCATGCTTGCTGGCTGGTGCTCAGCCAAAGCCGCAACTGCACAAGAATATCCACCTGGATGAGGCATTTCTAGAGGAGCAGCTGGAAGAAATGCCTGCCTTTCACGTGATGGTGGTTCGATTACAGGAAAGTAGCTGCCACAAACAGGATTCACTAGATGTCCTTGTTCCTGCTAAGGTAAAGAAACAAATAAGAAACAGATATAGAGTTTGCTTTCACTTAGCAAATACATAAATTTCAAAGCCAAGATTATTGTTTGGATTTGATCCAAGTAAAAAATTGATCTCAAAAGGTGTTCCTGAAGAATCTCATCAATCTTACCATTAACTGTTTTATGAAAACATTTTTTTATGCAAAGAAATTTTAAGTATTATAATGACAAACAGCCTGGGAGTATCTTAGATGTTTGTCATTTATTATAGATAGTGCCCTGATAAGGTCAGCCAAGTCCTTGAGATCGTGTCAGTTGATACTATGTATGGTTACATATTTGGTCTTTCGTAAGTAGCAGCAGTGCCATTACCCTTGATGAGTCTTGACCCCAGCCCTCAGGTGTTCTATGTTAGCTGGATGTCAATGGTTGGTTGTCGCTTGCAATTTGCATGCACTGAGAAATAACAAGCACACAACTGGGAACACCATGCAATTTTTAGAAGGAACTATGGCTTACTGGACAACAGTACACAAAACTCATTAAACAAACAGAGAACATCCACTATAATTTCAGTTTAGCTACTCGACCTTCAAATGCCCTGAAATAGGCTATTCAAATGAAATGAAAGAAAACATAGTTGTCAATTCATGCTCCAACAGTGTATGCACATACTAAATATGGCACTTATGTCAGAAGCAAACTCCCACAGTGCAGTATCGAGAACACCCATCAGATTTAATAACATATATCAATAATTGATGCATAGAACAGATATTGCCCCGTCATGGACTAATTACCTCAGAAAGAGTTGTATTAGCCAGCATTATGGATATGGGAAGTTTTTTTGTACTCTTTTTTTGACAGTAGTGGTTGAAGGCAAGAAAACTTTGCTTTATCCCACAGACCTAATTACATTCATTCCACAAAACCATATCGCCGATGAGTCCATTCTTTAAACTAGTACACAAAAAACAAATCATGTTCGAAATCTACAGAATTGGCGAACAATCTGGAGTTGCAGTTAGCTCATGCAATCGCCATAACACGATCAATTCAACTTGATATCCAGAACACAGATAGAGCTGAGATTTCGTAGCAAATGAAAACATGAACAGCCAAACTCTGGATCACAGAAAACGACTAAAAGTTAATATGAAATATTTGTTAAATGGATATACTAATGCTGACAAGGGCtatttaccaaaaaaaaaaaagagagagagagagaagggcgaGGAAAAACTCATAGACCCTATACTACCCAGTAGCATGACTGTTTTCTACAAATTTCTTGCACATATTAGCATTACAACAAACAAATGTGAGATTTGCAACACATGCCAAAAGTTTATCAACATGCAACATGTTATCACACAATCTTTTTTCTCATAAGAGAGAGCATATAACTATTTAAAATACAAATTCTGTAACTTTCTAAGAGAGCATATAGCTTTCACCATGCTTTCTTTAACAACAAATGCTGCACATTGAAACTGGTAAACATTTATTTTAGGGAAATGTTGGTCCATGTGAAGCTCTTAGAAAACCAATATAAATCAGCATTCATAGTATTATTCAAGTCATGAACTGCACACATCTTGCAAAATAGTTCCTGTCCACTAACCTGAATGGAACGGCAAATTGCTTCCATAACCATCATATCCTCCAGATTCATGTCAACATTATCATCACTGTCAGCAAAAACAAGTGGCACAGTTGTTAGATGCCAATTTCATCTCAACAGTTAAACGTAATTTCTTGTCAAAATAAAAGATCAAGTTCAGTATAATATTTAAACCTTGCAAATTCTAAGTTACAACAAACAAAAATCGAATGGTTTCATGTGAAACATCAAAGAGATAGCATGACATACCGGTTGTGCCTAGAATGGAAAGGCCGCATGTTAGCCTGGCTAGAGCATGAAGGTTCAGATGAACAGCATTCATTTCCTTGCTCAGTACATTGATATGATGGCACTACAGAGTTCATGACATTATGGCTGTGTAAGTGATAAGACTACAATGCAGAAAGATAGCATTATTAAATGAGCATATTAGTTACATCCACTGCTAACCTGAAAAGGATGTGCTGCAAATATCTCGATACTCAACTTCTGTTGTTGGGGTTACTGTTCTGCTAGAAGAACACCTGCTCTGTTTTCTTTTCATTTTAGCTTCTTCATCTTGGAGTTCTTTTTGGCGCATCCTCAACTGTGCTTCTATGACTTTCTGTTCTTCCTGCAATATGTTATACATAAGTTACAGCAAATGCAGATTGCAGTCTAAAGACAGTACAGAAGTTGGCAATGCATAAATGGAAGATGCAGGCATTTAAAAGATACGACTTACAAACTGCTCTATGCTCCTTTCCTCCTTTGTTTTCACACCACGATACTCCACAGCATAATTGGGCGTTTTGCAGAATGGGCACCTTTCAGtgatcaagttttttttttcataagaAGACTTGTAGATCACCAAATAGTATGAAACTAAGACAAGATGAAATAAAGGATACTCACTGTGTAGGCCGAGCAGTATGAGTCGGTTTCATTTGAAGAAAACACTCTGTAAAAATGTCAAACAGGATATGCAAAGGTTATTTGCAGGTGTGGGATGGCTAAATTAACAGTAGGATGGATGCATTACCTGTACATATCCCCTTTGAGCAACACTTTGAACGGTTGAGGCTTGGGTAGTACTGCAACAAATGAAAACAATCTTATTAGGAAATGACTCGAGGAGAAATAACACAGTGGTTGCACAAAGCAACTGATGTTTCTATCTGATTAGTTAAACAGCCAACTAACCCGAATGCCAAAATACTTCTAAGAACAAAATAGACCAATCTTATTCTTCACTACCATTGACCAAATTCCTCAAAGTACTTTTGAAGCTAGTGACCAAAATGCAACAGAATTGCAGCACCTGTCCAACTATAGTAACACCAAAACAACTGACTAAGCCATGTAGATGCAAACAAAATCAACGCCATTTCCAGTTTTTTACAAGCTACCAGAAACATAGAACAAAATTTCATACAACAGAATCAGGCACATCCAAATCATTGAGTGTACTACAGTAGCAATGAGATTAAAAATCCCAGCTAACAAGAGCATAACCACATTCACATTGAGGATGAGATAAGGGATGCAATTATACAACCATGAGACAAAAGCACCCAATACGTTGGTACAGAGCTAATTATTAGGTATGGAACTAAAGAAAAGCACCCAATACGTTGGTACAGAGCTACTTATTAGGTATGGAACTAAAGCAGTTTCTTGCAAGGCTCGTAATACACCCATCTCAGGAGCATCTAGAAGTACCACTGCCCATTTCAAGCGACGTGCAAGCCTGTTACAACATTACAATCACATAGGAGTATAGAATAGTAGAACATTCTTAGGCCATGTTGCTCCAGGAATTAAAATCAGTGGGGCATTGGCACTCAAAACCTCATATAGCACAGCAGTTAGCCATCCAAAAGAAATTCAGGAAGTTCTCCAAACAACATGATCAAAGCATCAAATGTGGTGTAATAACAATCTTAGGACAACAGGGCGaaacgccctgttcgcttggcttatacgccgtactttttcagccaacgaacagtatttttctctcgcaacaaatcagccaacagtactttcggccatggcttatcagccaagtgaaCAGGGCATTTGCACAATGTATGTATATACAGTATGATGTCCTAGCAGAGCATGAGCAGCAGATACCGTCACAGACATATACACAGAACAAAGAATGATGCTACCGTTACTGCACTTTGCCTTACTTGTTGGCAACTCTGGGGTATCAGGCAAAAACAGCCACGCCATTGAAAACATGGAAATGTACTAAACCTCTGCTGGTCCTACGACCTTGTGGAAACACAGCCCCTGGAATATCCCTAACAACAATGCACGTACTCCTACAGAAGCAGAGCAGAAGATAACAAGGCATGCGCACAGAACAAATATACGACGCCACTGTAACTGCACTTTGCAGAACTAGTCGACAAATTGTGCTATTAGGCTAGAAAACGTGGCTAAGCGTACTGAAACCCCCTGGTCCTAGGAGGTTCCAGAACAGCATCTGGAACCACGTGCACGCTCATCGACCTCCCCAACCAGTAACAGAATCGTGGCAACGGCACACGGAAATCCAACAGAATCAACCGCCAATCGACCCAGTCAGTAACCCCCCGCCGAAGCCCCCACCCGTGGTCGGGCACTCGCGCCACAGCAGACGCCGCCGAAATtctgtgtggggggggggggggtgttgagagagagagagagggggggggggggggcgggggtggAGATCTCCCCGCGCGTGCTTACCAGGAAGCAGATGGGGCACTCCTCGAGGTCCCCTCCGCCGGCCGCGGCGTCGTCGGCGCCCGGGTAGCAGGGCGCGAGCTTGGCCTCGAGGATCAGCTTGCGCAGCTTCTTCTGGTCGATGTCCTTGTGCTCGTAGAGCCCCTGCGGGCGCGTGAACCGCTCCTCCACCCCGGACTTGCGCCGCCCGCCTATCCGGTTCCCCATCCCTCCCAGATCCGCCCCCGCCGCTGCTGCAGCCGCCGGAGACGAAACCCTTGCTCGGTCGCTGCCCCCCACCACCCCACTGCGTGCGTGCCCCCCGAGTCACCGTAGATACATACGGTGTGTGTATACGCAACGGGAGGGAGGGGTGAGGGGAGGCGTATG encodes:
- the LOC136471537 gene encoding E3 ubiquitin-protein ligase GW2-like isoform X1; its protein translation is MGNRIGGRRKSGVEERFTRPQGLYEHKDIDQKKLRKLILEAKLAPCYPGADDAAAGGGDLEECPICFLYYPSLNRSKCCSKGICTECFLQMKPTHTARPTQCPFCKTPNYAVEYRGVKTKEERSIEQFEEQKVIEAQLRMRQKELQDEEAKMKRKQSRCSSSRTVTPTTEVEYRDICSTSFSVPSYQCTEQGNECCSSEPSCSSQANMRPFHSRHNRDDNVDMNLEDMMVMEAICRSIQQEQGHLVNPVCGSYFPVIEPPSRERQAFLPAAPLEMPHPGGYSCAVAALAEHQPASMDFSYMAGSSTYPVFDMIRRPCNMSSGSLCGVENSSLDTWSGIAPSCSREVVREEGECSTDHWSEGAEAGTSYAGSDIMADAGTMQPLPFAENFTMAPSHFRPESIEEQMMFSMAVSLAEAHHGRTQAQGLAWL
- the LOC136471537 gene encoding E3 ubiquitin-protein ligase GW2-like isoform X2, with translation MGNRIGGRRKSGVEERFTRPQGLYEHKDIDQKKLRKLILEAKLAPCYPGADDAAAGGGDLEECPICFLYYPSLNRSKCCSKGICTECFLQMKPTHTARPTQCPFCKTPNYAVEYRGVKTKEERSIEQFEEQKVIEAQLRMRQKELQDEEAKMKRKQSRCSSSRTVTPTTEVEYRDICSTSFSVPSYQCTEQGNECCSSEPSCSSQANMRPFHSRHNRDDNVDMNLEDMMVMEAICRSIQEQGHLVNPVCGSYFPVIEPPSRERQAFLPAAPLEMPHPGGYSCAVAALAEHQPASMDFSYMAGSSTYPVFDMIRRPCNMSSGSLCGVENSSLDTWSGIAPSCSREVVREEGECSTDHWSEGAEAGTSYAGSDIMADAGTMQPLPFAENFTMAPSHFRPESIEEQMMFSMAVSLAEAHHGRTQAQGLAWL
- the LOC136471537 gene encoding E3 ubiquitin-protein ligase GW2-like isoform X3, whose product is MGNRIGGRRKSGVEERFTRPQGLYEHKDIDQKKLRKLILEAKLAPCYPGADDAAAGGGDLEECPICFLYYPSLNRSKCCSKGICTECFLQMKPTHTARPTQCPFCKTPNYAVEYRGVKTKEERSIEQFEEQKVIEAQLRMRQKELQDEEAKMKRKQSRCSSSRTVTPTTEVEYRDICSTSFSVPSYQCTEQGNECCSSEPSCSSQANMRPFHSRHNRDDNVDMNLEDMMVMEAICRSIQSLAVHVFICYEISALSVFWISS